ACAAAGGCCAGAGGTCAGTTTGCCGGGTACGAAGCAGCACTGGCCCCTGGCACGGGGCATCGCCActgccagccccaccccaccagaCAGCAAAACGTGGGGACCACAGCCGAATTACATTTACTGTACAAAGAATGGTTCGGAAAGAACCAGGAATGGTGGAGTGTCTAACAGCAGTGCAGGTAGTGTTGATGCCATGAATGCAGGACCATCTAGGTCCTCAAAGTCTGTGAGGTTTGTTCATAATCCCAAACAAGGGCCCTGCTGGCAGCAACAGGACAGGTGGGGCCAGAACAGGGAAGCTGGAGCAGGAGCCACTGTCTCTGGGGCTGTGGCAGGGCCGCCCACCTGGGGTTCCCTTACCATCCGGCAGTTCACGCGGGCCACAGCCCTCACCTCCCAGGAACGGGCCATGGGGCGAGTCCACTGGTGCCCAGTAACACCCTCCGTGGGACCACCTTGGGAGGCATGTGCCACGGAGTGCGCCACAGGGGTCCTGGGTCCCGGGAGGGCTCCTTCTGCGTGCTGGCCACGCCGTGCTGCACAGCCTGAGGGCAGGAGGTAGAGGTGAGCACCAGTGCTGTGGGCAGGCCCAGGCGACTGCAACCCTGCAGAGGGGCTGCTGGGGCAGGCGTGGGCAGAAGCACTAGGTGGAGGAGTGGCCAGTGGCTTCAGGAGAGGTGGCCGGCCCTGCGTGCCTGGGGCTCAGCACGAGCGCCAGTCTGGTGGGCCTTTGAGGAGGGGCCTAGCCTCCCGTGGCCCCCAGGTGGACGTGGACGAGGTGGTTCCAGGCACGTGCCTAAGGAGGTCAGGATGGTTCCGATGCCGTGCGACCTCACTGGAGAGCTGCAGCTGTGGGGACCCCAGGGCCAACAACAGAAGCTGCCAAGAACAGGAGGCTGCACGCAGGTGCCCGGGGTCTGTGCCGCCGCCCATCGAGTATTCCTAAGTCTACAGATAGCTCTGCACTCTCCAGGGTGGGCGAGATGATGATGTGAGTTTTGAGTGGTCAGTGTCCCCGAAGGTGTCACATCACAGCAGGAAGGTTCTCAGCCCCACGTGGGGAGGGATTTGGGGAGCAACGAAGTGTGGGCTCCCAGGTGAACCTCCTTTCTCCCGAGTGCTGCTTGGGCTCTGACCACCGGACTACACCCTCCATCCTGTGGGAGCCAGGGCCCAGGTCACCCAAGCTTCCAGAGGGAGCACCGGCCCTGTCTGCTCCCCTAGCCTCTGGGCAGCCCTGCCACTCGCAGCGCATGGATTCACAGGATGCCTTGCCATCGCTGCCAAGAATCTCCTCACCAGGAGTCCCAAGTGCGTCCCCATTGCTGGCGTGGCCATGAAGTCACCAGTGCACCACCACGGGGCCACACCCAGGCTTCCCTGAAGGCCCCTTAGAAATGTACAAAAAAGTGAAGTGTTCTCGATATAAATAAGAAAGGCGAAGCAGGCTCCCCGCCGGTCGAGTCCAGGCAGCTGGGGAGGCCCGGCTTGTTTCAGACCAAGATTCCGGGAAGCATCCCAGCCCAGCCGCGCCCCCTCCTCCCGCCTGCCACCCATGGTCCGTGCATGCTCCTCCTCGCACCCGGCTCAGGTGTGAGGAGAGCCCGGTGCTTCTGAGGCAGCTGTGTGGACAGTCTCCACGCAGGCGGCACTGGCCTGGTCTCCAGCCAGGAGTGTCCAGCTCGAGCCCTCCCGGCATCTGCACAGGCGGCCCTGCCCGTCCCCGCTAGGAGATCTTGCAGTTACTCCGCGAGCAGTTCTGGGGGGGGCTCTGGGGTGGGCGGATGGACTTGGACCTCTTGAGGCTGTTGCCCTTGCTGCCGCCGCCCCCGGCCCCGCTGGCCAGCGAGTAGGAACGGCCATGCATCATGACTGCATTCATGCCATTGGCCATCGAGAAGGACTTGAGGTGGCTCTTGATGGTGACGGGCAGTGGAAGCTTGTCGATGAGGTGCACGGGGGTGCAGGAGACGATGGCCCGGCAGCAGAGGTCCTGCAGACTGAACACTGTGGGGCAGAGGGGGTGTCAGACCATGGGGCTGTTGGGGGGAGGCCCTGTGCAGGGAGACCTGAGGTGCCCAAGAGAAGCCTGGCGGGGTCTCCACACTCCTAGTGGTGTTCCCAGGACTGGGCTCCTGGAGGACCTGGACGCCCAAACTTCTCCGCCCAGCAGACGTGTCCACTGACACCCCATCCCCTGCCTTGCTCCCTAAAGCCAGGCGCGCTGGGCAGTGCTGCTGCGGGGCTTCCAGAGGCCGCTCTGCACAGCTCCTGGCCTGGATGCTGCAGCTCCCGGTTCGTGAGGGCTGCAGGATCCGGCCCTTCAAGCCGACGTGCTCTGGAGCCTGTCCTGTATCTCTGGTTGGCTTTTGACTCAATCTAGCTTGACTGTGACCAGCTCAAGTCTGCAGAGCTGGGGAGAGGAGCTCCGTATGGGTGGGGGCTGGGTTATGACGGCCCAGGATGCACCCAGGCCCAGACTCTTCATGGCTCCCcgtgcttccttccttccctttttttttttttttttttttttttttgagacggagtcttgctctgtcgcccaggcttgagtgcagtggtgcgatctcggctcactgcaacctccgcctcctgagttcaagcaattctcccacctcagcctcccgagtagctgggattacaggcgtgtgccaccacgcccagttaatttttgtatttttagtagagacagggtttcaccgtgttggtcaggctggtctcgaactcctgacttcaggtgatccacctgctgcagcctcccaaagtgctgggattacaggagtgagccactgtgccaggcctgtgcTTCCTCTTAAGAAGGACAGTGACAACATCAGCCACCCTCTCTCTGTTCAGCAGTGAACCCTGCTGGGAGGCACCACAAAATCAACAGTGCCACCTCCCTGAGTGGGGCTTCACGGGGGCCTCTGATCAAGGATGTGGCCTCCCAGGAAGAGCAGATGACACAACACAAAGCTGTAGGCATGGCTCCCGTGCTCCCCTGACAGCAGGACCAGCCCCGGAACCAGGAAGGAGCGAGAACACACGGCCCACAGCAGCAATGCCAGGAACCCACAGGCATGGCAGAGTGCAGCGGCCACGGCAGCACCCTGAGGGGGATCACCAGCTGCTCCTGTGCCCCCCGGTGCTGCTGCCTCTCCCCCGAGGCTGCTCTTACCAAGTCACTGACCTGCCACCGGCCAAGCCCCTACTGCGCGTGGCCAAGGGACCTGCCTGAACTTCCCTCACTGGCCCCTGGCCCCCCTCAGCCTCCGTGTGATCAGGGCAGCCCGGGTTCGGGGGCCGCAGGCCTGGCCGGCGCCCGCCCACGCACCTCGGTTGGGCCTCCAGATCTTCTCCATGCCGTGCCGCATGAGCACGATGCGGGACAGCTCCGTGAAGGACTCGATGACGTTGAAGTTGCACAGGGGGCTGACCTCGAAGAAGGTCATGCAGTTCTTCTCTGCGTACGCGCGGGCCTGCTCTGTCGGGACCTGCCGCTTGAAGGCCAGGTGCAGCCGGTTTCCAACCAAGATCCGGGGGACTCCGGGTGCATGCTGGGGGCACAGAACTCAGCAGAGGCACAAACGCAGGGCGCCACCCACCCCTCAGCCGCAGCAGGGCCCACCCTCACTGTCTGGACTATgatggggtgggggctgtgggaggtcaaggtgggcagagcCCCACGGCTCAGGCCCTACAGTGTAGGCCCTTCCGGGTGGCCCCGTAGCTCCTGGTCTTGCTGGGCTCCACGCCCGGCCGTCGCGTGCACAGTGAGTAGCGTGCCCAGGCGTAGGCCGTGGGACAGTGCAGGGTGCAGAGCCAGGGCCATGGGAGGGGCAGCAGGCGGGAATCCAGAGCCTACCCGGGGCCCAGGTACCTCCATCCAGCCTGCCTTCCCCGGGAGGGCTCCCCGGACCCCCAGGCCTACCTCATCGATCTCCTTGATCCAGCGGTCGATGCCGTCAAAGGACCAGCGGTTGGTGATGTCATACACCAAGAGGATCCCCTGCAACAGAGACTTGGGGGTCACCAGGGGTCACTGACACGCATGGCCAGCCCAGGCCCAGGGACGCTCGGGTGCAGGGGCCTCGGTTCCCGGGCAGGGTCAAGGATGCTTATTACTTGGCGGATGGGCAGATGAGCGGTGCCCTCCACACAGAGCTGAtgcagccctgcccccacccctgccctcacCCGGCAGGACTGCAGCACAAGGGTGGGTGCCTTCTATGGTGTCAGAAATGCcgcttcccctccctcccctggaGCCATCAGCCTGTGGAAGTTTCCTGGGCAGGCAGACGAGGGGTCCTGGCAGCCGGGGGACGTGCAGCTGTGGAAGTGTCCTCTCGGCCAGTCCATCAGTGAACCCCCTCGGGGGTACCTGGGACAGAGCTGAGTGGGGGCATTTCTGAGTTTTCCAACCTAAAACTTGCAGAGCAGAATGCCAGTCCCTCCAGGACAGTTTCTGTGAAGCTCCCCCAGCCAGGCAGAGCAGGTTTTGCCACGGGGACTTTCTGCCACATCCCTTAGAGACCAATTACTTGGAGCTCAGCTCTGGGCTGTTTCCACCTGCCCTAAATATCTCGGCAGTGACAGTCATGGCTCTCCAGCAGCACAGGGGAGTGCACTGCTCACACTCAAGAGCCCTGTTGGGCGAAACGGTGACATCACAGGCCCATTCCCCTAGGCCCGCCTCTCCCCAACGTCCACTCCCACCCTCCAATTCTGCAACCAGATCCCTCCAATGAGCTGGGATCCACCCCACTCCTAGGCTGACAAAACCTTCACGTAACGGAAGAGCCTATCACACAAGGGGCGGAAGCTGAAGGAAGACGGCACTGTCCATCTGAAAATTAGGGTTTTTAGAGCCTCTTAGAACCATCTTTCGATATCTGGAAGACTGAAGTGTAGCGCCCAGGTCCTGTTTAGAAAAAGATTGACATTACTACGCTCCTAGGGCGAAGGCCTTGCTCAGGATGGAACAACAGCTCAGGAAGGACACCTCTTGCTGAGGGAGACCCTTCGAGGCCAGAGACGGCCAAGTCAGTCTGGTGGGCGATAAATGATAAGATTCAGAATAAACGAATGCACACCCAGGGGTTAAccctggaggctggggcacagGGACTGGGGCTGGCTCATTTGCtgctggggcagggggagagaCTGGGGAGTGGGTCACCAAAGCGTACAACACAGCCTACTCTCCCGCATGGCAACCTCCCACGTGGCAACCTCCCACGTGGCAACCTCCCGCGTGGCAACCTCCCACGTGGCAAGCCCACAACTCGGAAGTAACTGAGGATGTGTGTCACAGTGGCGCTGATAACAACGACAAACCAGACACAAATTAAATGTCCAGCCTCAGGGGACAGCCAAGTAAGTGGCGGTGAAATGTACCGTGCAGATGCTGAAGACAACAGCAGTGCATGTAGAAGCGTGCATGTTGGCCAAGGAGAGACGTGCAACCCAGGTGAGGTGAGAACGCAGTTCCCAGCACTGCggatggcattttctttttttttgagacagggtctcactctgtcacccaggctggggttcatgcagtggcacgatcatggctcactgtagcctgatattctgagcctcagcttcccgagtggctgggaatacaggtgtgagccaccacgtctggctaagtttttttaaacactttttagaagtggggtcttgctgtgttgcccaggctggtcttgaacccctggcctcaagtgattctcctgcctcaacttcctaaagtgctgggatcagaggtgtgagcccctgtgctcaGCCcggcatgattttttttttttttttttgagacagagtctcgctctgtcgcccaggctggagtgcagtggcacgatctccgctcccgggttcacgccattctcctgcctcagcctcctgagtagctgggactacaggtgcccgccaccacgcccggctaatttttttgtattttttttttttagtagagatggggtttcaccctgttagccaggatggtctcaatctcccgacctcatgatccacccaccttggcctcccaaagtgctgggattacaggcatgagccagtgcgcgTGGCccagcatgatttttaaaaaacagaagtataAACACACAACACGTTACACTGAAGAAGTTTATATGGacataaaacaaatactaaaagGCCGGAGAGGGGTAACTTTTTATGCTGACCTGTTTTCTGTGGCAAACACCCCTATTCCCATGACACTGAAAACTCTAGAAAGAGAGCAGAAGGCCTGCCTCCCAGCTGATGCACTGGCTCAGGCTCCAAGTGTGTTGTGAGGCTGGGGGGCCCTGACCACACCTCCTGGCTGCTGCCCTGAGCAGGCCCCCACTTCCTGGGATGGCCGCGTCTGAGAAGCAGGGGTTACCGGCAGGGGCGATGGCACGGGAGGGCCCGGAGGCTTGCTCCAGCGCGGGTCACAGTGAGGTCGCGGGGACCCAAATGACCACGGAGTCAGAAACCAAAAGGAGACTTTTGGTGACCAGCAGCCGCCTAAAGAATAGCACCCTCAGCACCCTCAGCCATGTGTCTCAAAGGGACAGAGCACGGGGCAAACAGACTCCTCCACTGCCTTCTATTTTCTAACAATGATAACTAACACAcgatctgattttttaaaaactagcgaCCTTGgacgggcgccgtggctcacgcctgtcatcccagcactttgggaggccgaggcgggcggatcacgaggtcaagagatggagaccagcctggccaacatggtgaagccctgtctctactaaaaatacaaaaattagccgggcgtggtggacgcctgtaatcccaactactcaggaggctgaggcagaattgtttgaacccaggagacaagacagaggttgcagtgagctgagatagcgccacttaactccagcctacgcggcagagtgagactccatctcaaaaacaaacaaacaagccgggcgcggtggctcacgcttgtaatcccagccctttgggaggctgaggcgggcggatcacgaggtcaggagatcgagaccacggtgaaaccccgtctctactaaaaatacaaaaaaattagccgggcgtggtggcgggcgcctgtagtccccgctactcggagaggctgaggcaggagaatggcgtgaacccgggaggcggagcttgcagtgagccaagattgcgccactgcactccagcctgggtgaaaaagcgagactccgtctcaaaaaagaaaaaaacaaaaaacaaaaaaacaaaagggaaatctgagggctggacgtggtggttcacgcctgtaaatcccagcactttgggagactgaggcgagaggattgcttgagcccaggagtttgagaccagcctgggcaacatagtgagaccccgtctcttaaaaaaagaataggaaatgtggacacagacGGGGGAGAGCACGGCgtgaggatggaggcagagatggggttgATGTATCCATAAGCCCAGGGGCACCAAACCTTGTCAGCAacaccagaagctggaggaggcaggaagggttCTCCCTGCAGGGTTCAGAGGGGGTGGGGACTGCCAGCACCCTGATTTCagacctctggcctccagaactgacagaatatatttctctttaaaattacccaattcggccgggtgcagtggctcacacttgttatcccagcactttgggaggccaaggagggtgaatcgcttgaggtcaggagttcgagaccagcctggccaacatggtgaaaacccatctctactaaaaatacaaaaattagctggacgcggtggtgcacacctacttctacctactcgggaggctgaggcaggagaatcgcttgaacctgggaggcggaggctgcagtgagcggagatcgcgccagagcactccagcctggcgacagagcgagacccgtctcaaaaaaccaaaagaaaacgaaaaaacGAGCAAGTGCTCTAGGGGATGAGTCAGGACGCGCTCTCCCCCTGCTCTAGGCCCCTCCAGGAGCCGCCCCCACAGTCAGTTTCCTCAGCGTCTACAGAGGTGTCCACGGTGCCGCTCATGCCTCGCAGGCGGGCTCAAGGGGGTCGAGGCACTTGCGCTGCTCCCCCGCCCCCCGCACGCCCTGAGCTCAAGCCCAGCGCCCCCGCCTGCTCCGTGAACTGGTACTGCGCCGGCTCTTGGCTAACGGTGGCAACATACATCTCAGTACGTTTACACTTTTTTTGTTCAACTCGACCTACACGATAAATTCCCAGAAGTAGAACTGCTGGGCCTAAGAGTGGGTGGTGTCCTTTTTGCTATCATTTTTTACTGAGCTGTAACTTACAACGCAGAAAATACAAAGATCCGAGGTTTGAacattttgatgaattttgacaaacaCATGCCCCTTCCATCCATGTGGCTGAAGCTCCCAAGGTACAGCCAGCCAGAGTGAAGCCCTCCTCCTGCAGCCCTGCACCCAGGCTCTGCCCACGAGCAACTGACATGTAAAATGGGAGCTACTGCCAAGCCGTGCCCACTCATGTCCACCCGCCCACCGGTGTGCCGACAAGCCAGCAGCACGTGTGCCTCCCATACCACTCTCCACATAAACCCCCTCTCAGGGAAACAAACCCAGACCTCTATCCTGAAGGAGACACGGCACTTGGCCACACCCTTCCTGGTGCTAAGCCCACTGACCCCAAATTCTCAGCTAAATGGGATGGCACGTCCCGTCAGCCACACTGCAGTTACAAGGAGGCTGCCCCACCCTCCACACACCAAGGGACGCGCACCTGGGTGACCCACTCATCCCACCAGCGGGTTGTTGGCACCTGCTTCTGAGAGGGGCCGCCTCGGATCAGAGCAACAGAACACGCAAACACGACCACGAAGTCTAGGAAGCCTGGCCTTCGGCGGCATGTGAAGGGCCTCACGGGAAGAGCCACGGGACTGCTGCTGTGTGACAGATGACAGCAGCAGGGAGCGGCCAGTGGCCTTTGCTGGTGCCATCTGCAAGACCCAGGCCGTGGGGACCTT
This genomic stretch from Nomascus leucogenys isolate Asia chromosome 18, Asia_NLE_v1, whole genome shotgun sequence harbors:
- the RAB40C gene encoding ras-related protein Rab-40C isoform X2, which produces MGSQGSPVKSYDYLLKFLLVGDSDVGKGEILESLQDGAAESPYAYSNGIDYKTTTILLDGRRVKLELWDTSGQGRFCTIFRSYSRGAQGILLVYDITNRWSFDGIDRWIKEIDEHAPGVPRILVGNRLHLAFKRQVPTEQARAYAEKNCMTFFEVSPLCNFNVIESFTELSRIVLMRHGMEKIWRPNRVFSLQDLCCRAIVSCTPVHLIDKLPLPVTIKSHLKSFSMANGMNAVMMHGRSYSLASGAGGGGSKGNSLKRSKSIRPPQSPPQNCSRSNCKIS
- the RAB40C gene encoding ras-related protein Rab-40C isoform X1, producing MCRLWNWRVSGTRSYEGGGKRCSCGKDWLPRPWSVGILRAGAGWKRGLCSPLGSEGIDYKTTTILLDGRRVKLELWDTSGQGRFCTIFRSYSRGAQGILLVYDITNRWSFDGIDRWIKEIDEHAPGVPRILVGNRLHLAFKRQVPTEQARAYAEKNCMTFFEVSPLCNFNVIESFTELSRIVLMRHGMEKIWRPNRVFSLQDLCCRAIVSCTPVHLIDKLPLPVTIKSHLKSFSMANGMNAVMMHGRSYSLASGAGGGGSKGNSLKRSKSIRPPQSPPQNCSRSNCKIS